AAGTCTTGCCATCAAAGATTGGTTGAAACCCTTTGTCCTCCGCCTGAAGCAACCGGGGCGTTGCCAGTATCAGACAAATCAGAGAGCAGAAGAGTGAGGTGTGAATACGAAACAAGCGCTGTGACGTCATTTGTCCCTCCGGGAAGATGATTCGAAGTCGTTATGTGCCGTGGACTGTGATGTTGGCAGGCGCAGCTGAAACAGCCGGTATGAATTTATCTTTCTATCTTAAACAGCCGGGGGGATGGGAAGCTAGCGTGAAAGACCGGAATAGCCAATAGATAAGATTGTTAAGTAATTCGCCCCTGATCAGTAGTGTGAGCGGCGGATTGCTTGACTCACGTGCTGCGCATAAAAAAAGGCGCTGTTGCCAGCGCCTTGACTCTAATGACTTCGATCAAACGGATCGACTATTGCAGGAAGACTTCTGCTTCTTCGAGGAAGTTCTTCTCGAGCGCCCGCATCTCGCCCACAGCGTCAGCCAGAGCAACGGGAACGATGGAAGTACCCCGCAGAGCCACCATGTAACCGAAGTGATGCTTCAGCGCGAGCCAGCCGGCGTGAACGCCGCAACGGGTTCCGAGTACGCGGTCGGCTGCACTGGGAGAACCACCACGCTGCAGGTGACCGAGGGTCACGTGACGGGTTTCGAAACCGGTCCGGTCTTCGATCATCTTGGCAACGGTTTCACCAATACCGCCCAGCTTGACGTGACCGAAATCGTCAACTTCGCCATCCTGGGTGACCACGCCTTCTTCTTCGTTGAATTGTGCACCTTCGCTGACGATGATGATGCCGTACATCTTGCCGTTAGCGCGACGTTTTTTCAGGACGTCGACCATGCGATCCATTTCGATGGGCACTTCGGGAACCAGCGTGTAATCGGCGGCGGTTGCCAGTCCGGAGAACAGCGCGATCCAGCCTGCGTGACGACCCATAGTTTCGACAACCATGATCCGGCGATGTGATTCGGCTGTAGTCCGCAGACGGTCAACTGCTTCCATCACGATGTTGATGGAAGTGTCAAAACCGAAAGTCACATCGGTAGAGCTCAGGTCGTTGTCGATTGTCTTGGGACAGCCGATCACGGGCAGCTTGTAATCGTTCCACAGTTTGTTCGCGACACCGAGGGTGTCATCACCACCGATGGCGATCAGGCAGTCGAGGCCCAGACGCTCGAAGGTTTCGCGTACTTTAGGAACATCTTCCGCTTCGTTTTTGTAAGGGTTCGTACGGGAAGAACCGAGGATGGTTCCCCCTTTGAAAATGATGTCGTCAGTGTTTTCCGAATTCAGTTCGATGTAGTTGCCTTCGATGGCGCCCCGCCAGCCTTCCAGCAGGCCGTAGACTTCACCACCAGCATTGCAGATCACGCGGACGGCACCGCGGATTACCGGGTTCAAACCAGGACAGTCACCACCACCAGTTAAAATACCAACTCTCATTATTCTTCCTGTTATCTGTTCGTAAAAGTAAGGCCTCCGGTCAGCGACTGAGGCTCAAAAATGTACCATACCACAACTAGAGATGAGCGAACTTCGGTCTGATCTCCAGATTCGTTCTGACACCAGGGGACTCTCTCTGCGGAACCGCGAACGCAGTTTCCACGAGCCTGTCACAATACAGAACCATCCGTGATCATCAACTTCAACCGGCCGGCGATTACCAGGTACGTTCGATGAACGTGGTATCGACTTTACCTTCAATAAAGGCCGAATGATTGAAGATCTTCTTCGCCAGAGGAATTGTCGTTTTAATCCCTTCAATGACGAACTCATCCAGACATCGACGCATACACGCCAGTGACTCCTCGCGTGTCGGCCGATGCACGATCAGCTTGCCAATCAGGGAGTCATAATAAGGGCCGACGGTATAGCCCTCATAGATATGCGAATCAAACCGCACCCCGGGACCTGCTGGAACGCGCAGTTTGGTGATCTTACCCGGCGAACCCCGGAAATCGTTGTCGGGGTCTTCGGCATTGATACGCAGTTCAATCGCGGAGCCATTGCAGGGAACGTTCTTCTGCTTCAGTTCCAGTTTTTCGCCTGCCGCAACACGGATCTGCTGCTTGATCAGGTCAAGCCCCGTCACCTCTTCGCTGACGGGATGTTCCACCTGGATACGGGCATTGACTTCGATGAAGTAGAACTGGTTATCCGGCCCTACCAGGAACTCGACCGTACCGGCATTGGTATAACCGGCTTCTTCGATCAGGCGGCAAGCCGCTTTACAGATGTCTTCGCGAACCGACTGAGGCAGGTTCGGAGCCGGGCTTTCTTCCACCAGCTTCTGGTGACGACGCTGCAGACTACAGTCCCGCTCCCAGAGGTGGAGAACCGTGCCATGATTGTCCGCGAGGATCTGGACTTCCACGTGCCGTGGATTCTCGATGTATTTCTCAATGTAAACGCCGGCGTTTTTGAATGCGGCTTCCGCTTCGGCAGCGGCTGCTTTCAGACCGGCTTTCAGTGAAATGTCATTCCGGGCGACTCGCATCCCTTTACCACCACCGCCGGCGGTAGCCTTGATCAAAACGGGATAACCAATCTCCTGGGCCACCCGCAGGGCTTCGGCTTCGTCGGTAACCAGACCTTCGGTACCCGGTGAAACAGGTACGTTGGCATTCTTGGCAATTTCGCGGGCCGAGACTTTATCGCCCAGCTGGGCCATCGCTTCGTGGGGCGGTCCGATGAATTCGATATTACAGCTCCGACAGACTTCCGCAAAATGTGCGTTTTCTGCCAGGAACCCGTAGCCGGGGTGAATCGCCTGCACGTTACCGATTTCAGCGGCACTGATAATCCGGTTGATCATCAGGTAACTGTCGGTCGCTGCAGCAGGTCCGATACAGTAGGCTTCATCAGCCAGTGAGAGGTAGTGAGCACCACGATCTGCTTCACTGAAGACCGCGACTGTCTCAATGCCCATCTCACGACAGGCGCGAATCACCCGCAGTGCGATTTCTCCTCGGTTGGCAACCAGTATTCTCTGAAACATATGTTTTGACTTGGTAAAAGGATCCTACATCTGACATTCCGATCGCGACCGGCGACCATGGTACGACAACAGGCCTCAGCCCTGGCTGATTCTGAACAGGGGCTGGCCGAATTCGACCGCTTCACCATCTTTGACCAGAATCTCGCTGATGGTACCGTTGAGCTCGGCGGGAATCTGATTGAAGACCTTCATCGCCTCGACAATACAGACAATCGTATCAGCGCTGACTTTGGATCCTACACTGACGAACGGCGGATCATCGGGACTGGGTGAGGAATAAAATGTCCCCACGGTCGGGCTCTTGATGGCAGGACCCGAATCAGCAGCAGGAGCTGCTTCCTGAGGTGCCGGCGCCGGAGCGGCAGGAGCCGCTGCAACGGGTTGCGGAACCGCTTGAGGAACAGCATGCGTTGCGGGAACCATGGAAATGGTTTCCTGGGGACCGCGACGCAGCTTCCAGGTTTCTTCGCCCCGCTTCAGATTGACTTCCGTCAATCCGTGCTTTTCCATCATTTCAAACAGTGTCTGAAGTTTTTCCAAATCGAAAGGCTCGCCTTTCGGCACCTCGTTCTTTGCCATTGACCTACCTTATTTCATATTCTCAAGCTGCACGTGCTTTGCCTGCTGTAATGAGGGCATTCAACGCTCACTGCTGCCAGCGGTGCGTTCCGGTTTCTTGAAGAATCAAATTGATGCCGGGAAAGGATCGCATTCACTGATTGCGCGCACTATCTACCCTGTCTGACTTGTGTTGGGAGAGATTCTAAGCCAAAACCCCCGAGAATACCAAGCGCAACCGGGAAGTTTCTGCAATAAAATCAGGCAGAGCCCCAACATCCATAACCCTTTTAAATAAGAGACTTACGTCAGTTTTTCTTACTTATTACGATCAGAGAACTTCTGACGCCACTCGAAAATGGAGCGCAGGCCTGCCTGCCCATGTACATTGTAATAGGCTTCTCGCGAAATCAAACCAGCGCCGACTCATAATCCTTGGGAACGCTGGTCAAGACCTCATGTCCGCTCCGGGTCACCAGCACATCATCCTCAATGCGGACGCCCCCCCAGCCCGGCAGATAGATGCCCGGTTCCACCGTAACAATCATCCCCGGCTTCAGTTCGGTCTCGACATTGCCCCCCAGTCGAGGGCCTTCGTGAATATCCAGGCCGATGCCGTGGCCCAGGCTGTGCGTAAACTGTTTACCAAAGCCAGCCTTGTTGATGACTTTCCGTGCGACCTGGTCGACGTCTTTACAGAGCACCCCAGGCTTAATCGCTTTAATCGCGGCCAGTTGAGCCTGCAGCACCGTATTGTAGACCTTCTTCAGTTTCGAGGGAGCCCGATCGCGGATAATCATGCGGGTCAGGTCGCTGCGATACCCTTTCTGGGTCATCGCCCCCCAGTCCACCAGCAAAAACGGGGACTCGCCAATCAGCTTTTCCGTGGGGATCGCATGCGGCAGAGCTGATCGCTCTCCTACAGCCACGATCGGATCGAAGGCCGCCTGTCGCGCACCAAACCGCCGCATCGCGTGTTCCAGTTCGTGCGCTCCCTGCAGTTCGGTCATCTCATTGGTCAGCAGGGCACGAAAGACTTCGAAGCCGCGCTGTGCCTGATCGACGGCTTCGCGGATCTCCTGGATCTCGGAGGCATCTTTAACCATCCGCAGTTCTTCCACCACATTCGAAACCGGGTTCCACTGAATAGCCGGTGTTATTCCAGTCAACGCATCGAGCAGATCACAGGTCACGATATGGCTTTCCAGCCCCACTTTGGTGAGATGCGACTTTTTCAGGACCTGCTCCAGGGCCACGATCATCGATTCCGTCGGCTTGCGAATGTGGACATCCAGTCCCGGGCATTCTTCTTCCAGCTGCGTGGTATATCGTCCATCACTGATCAGGACCGTCTGACCTTTGCCAATCAGCAGATAACTGGAATCACCGCTGAAACCGGTTAAATACGTAACATTCGTTTCACTGGTTACCAGCAAGGCCTCGGCCCCGATCCGTTTGATCTGTGAAATCAGTTTTTTCTGCCTGGCGCCCAGATAGTCCTTACTCATTGTCGTCCTTCCATACAGCGGCTGATTGAATCGGGGTCCTGTTATTCCTTATATCTGAGCAGGATCTTATCCCTTTTCAGGAATTTTGCGAAGAAAAAAAACCGAAGTTTTTGTTTGCATTCCTCAAGTGCTATGATTGAAACAACAGAATCAGATCTTCCCACATCCCTTCATTCTGAATGTCCCGCTGCATGAAACAGGAATCAACCGAGCTCATCTTCAAGATCCAGGATATGGATTGCGCCGAGGAAGTCACGATCCTCAAGCGGGAACTCTCTCCTCTGGTGGGAGGCGAAGATCACCTGTTTTTTGATATCCTCAATCGCAGGATGACGGTCACCCTCAATGCGGAACCCGTTACCGGCGAAGCCATCATTGCCGCCGTCCGTGAGACCGGCATGCAGGCTGAACCCTGGGAGCCCGACAAAAAAAAGGCCTCGGCCTCCTTCTGGAAGCGTCACGGCAGAACCCTGCTGACCAGCGTCAGTGGCGTCATGCTGGTCTCCGCATTCGTGACCCACGTCATTCTGGCGGGCAGCTTCGCTGCGGCACTCGGCGCGGAAGAAGCCGTGGGAGGTTTCATGCCGTTGCCTGTGCGCATCCAGTACCTGGCAGCCATGCTGAGCGGTATCTGGTTCGTGCTACCCAAAGCCTGGTTTGCCTTAAAGCGTCTGCGTCCCGACATGAACCTGTTGATGTGCGTGGCCGTACTGGGAGCCTTGTTCATCGACGAATGGTTCGAAGCGGCCGCGGTTGCGTTCCTGTTTTCGTTCTCACAACTACTGGAAGCCTGGAGCGTGGGTCGCGCCCGCAAAGCGGTCGCTGCTCTGATGGACCTGTCCGCGCCCATTGCCCGCGTCCGCGATGCGGAAGGGAATGAAATCACCGTTGCCGCAGAATCCGTTTCGGTCGGCACCGTGTTTCTGATTCGTCCCGGCGAAAAGATTCCGCTGGATGGCACCGTCATCAAGGGGATCAGTGACGTTAACCAGGCGCCGATCACCGGCGAATCGGTGCCCATCGGCAAACAGGCGGACGACGAAATTTACGCCGGTACGATCAACGGCGATGGTCTGCTGGAAGCGAAAAGTACCAAGCCGGCTGAAGACACTGTACTCGCCCAGATTATTCGCATGGTGGGGGAAGCGCAGTCGAAGCGGTCTCCCTCCGAACTCTGGGTCGAGAAATTCGCCCGGATCTACACCCCCATCGTCATGGTGCTCGCTCTGCTGGTGCTGGTGAGTCTCCCATTACTCCTGCAGGTCAGCTGGCACAATGCCATGTATCGCGCCCTGGTCCTGCTGGTCATCGCCTGCCCGTGTGCCCTGGTGATCTCGACGCCCGTCAGTATCGTCGCGGCGCTTGCTGCTGCCGCCCGTAACGGCGTACTCATCAAAGGGGGGGCGTTCGTGGAAACCCCTTCCCGGCTCCGCGCTCTGGCTCTGGATAAAACGGGAACGCTCACGCAGGGGAAGCCAGTCGTCACGAAAATTGTGCCGCTCAATGGACACACCGAAGTCGAACTGCTCGAACGCGCCGCGGCCCTGGAATCCCACAGCAACCACCCCCTTGCACTGGCTATCCTGGAAGCAGCTACCGAGCGGAACGTCGCTTATCAGCCCGCGGACGACTATCAGATCATCCAGGGGAAAGGGGCTACCGCCACGCTGAACGGCAGAAATTTCTGGCTCGGCTCACACCGTTACCTGGAAGAACGAAAAGAAGAAACGGCCGAAGTGCATCAGCAGCTGGAAGAACTCTCCACCAGCGGGCAGACCGTCGTAGTGGTCGGTAACGACACACACGTCTGTGGCTTCATCGCACTGGCAGACCGCGTGCGCGACACCTCCGCGACCGTCATTCGCGATCTGCACGCCGCGGGGATTGATCAACTGGTCATGCTGACGGGTGACAACCAGGGCACCGCGCAAGCCGTCGCCCGGGAAGTTGGTCTGGATCAGGTGCATGCAGAGCTGCTTCCGGCAGACAAGCTCACGGTCATTGAGTCCCTCGTCAACGAATACGAGCATGTCGCCATGGTCGGTGACGGCGTTAACGATGCGCCCGCCATGGGACGTTCGAGCCTGGGGATCGCCATGGGTGCCGCGGGCAGTGACGTCGCCATTGAATCGGCTGACATCGCCTTGATGACTGACGACCTGACCCGAATCCCCTGGCTGATTCATCATTCACGCCGCACGCTGAAGATCATCCGTCAGAACATCATCTTCGCGTTGAGCATCAAAGTTCTGTTCGTAATCCTGATGGCCGTTAATCACGCCTCCCTCTGGGCTGCGATCGCTGCAGACATGGGTGCTTCCCTGCTCGTCATTTTCAACGGCCTGCGCCTGCTCAAGCTCCCAGCTGCCAGCCGCAACCAGGCAAATTAACGCGACGAGGCAACCCGCCTCACCGTGTGTATTCACTGCGGCTGGTGAAGATCTCGTCCGGAATTTCCTGGCCGGTGATCGCCTTGAAAATCTGATTCAACTGCCGACGATAGACTTCGTCCACCGACACCACTTCACAGCCCCGGTTCTCCGCCTCACGGATCAACTCTGTCTCTTCGGGCAGATGACTGATATCCATCACCGTCATGGTCTCACGAAGATAGGATGGATTGAAATTCAACTTGCCGGGTCCCAGCTGCAATTCGGGATCGGTCTGAATTACGATGTCACACAGCGTGTCATACAGATTCGCAAACGGCACATACCGCACGTCAAACGTCTTCGCGATTCCCTGCGCTGCACGATCGTTGGGTGAAGTGACACTTACCACAGCACCGAGTTGCGTCAGACTGTAGACGATGGCCTTCGTCAGTCCCCCCTGTCCCAGCACCAGAATGTTCTTCCGCTGAAAGACAGTACTGTCTCCGTCAGTGCCTGCACCAAGAGTCGTCTCCAGACTTCGGATCGCACTCCGGCGAACGGTATCATAAGCGTGCCAGCCATCCGGCTGATTCAGCTGCAGATCTCCATAACCGGTCTTCTGTGAGGACTCTTCCAGATGTTCGGCCAGGGGCAAAATGAATTCTCCCATCCGCGGACTGACTACCAGCGAACGGATTTTGAGAATCCCCAGCATCTTATGCACCTGCTTGAAGTCGTTGATCACCAGCGGCAGACAGACATAATCCAGCCCCAGTGTTTCAGACGCTTTATTGATGACCTCAATTGTCCGCCGTTCTGTCACTCCCAGCCCCGCCACTCCAATGAATCGGGTCTTGGCCGAGATGCGCTGACAGTGGAACACTTCACTGAGTTCCGCGACCGTCGGCTGTCCCTCGAAAACTTCCATCCCCTTTTCCAGAGCCGCGTATATCCAGGGAGAACCGTATTTCGTGCCCAGCAGAGAAAAGGTAATCCCCGCTGCCCCCAGTCCCAGTCCGACAACGGGAATCTCCCGCTTCTGACTGATCGCCGCCAGCAGAGGCCACGCGGTCTGCAGCGTCGGCGTCGGCCAGGTGAATTTGATCACGTCCGCTTTCGCGTCTTCCATTTCGTCGAAAATATCATCGACCTGTGACAGCGGCTTTTTCAGACTCGTATAAGTGATGACCCGTTTGGTCTTGCCGAAGCGGGGAATCTGTCGCGCTGTTTCCAGATCCAGTTCAATGTATTCCGGCTCCGCGATGATCGCCTGCTTCAGCAACTGAACCCGCTCCGCTTCCGTGCCTTTGAACTGCCCCCCTTCCTCGGGATGCCGACAGGAAACCAGAATCGGCACTTCGAAGCCTGAGATCAGATCGCCGATATCGGGTGTCTTGATCAACCGGTCCAGGCAGAGTTCTACCAGGTCGCACTGTGCGGCTGCGTTCAGGATATCGACCTTGGCGAAGTTACGGGATTCGGGAGTTACAGAAATACAGATCATGCTGTCACACAATAATCAGGAGGGGAAAGAACATCAGAGCGGTACCAGGCTGACGCTCTTTAATTATGCCAGAACTGGCCCTGATTGAAAGCATCAAACATCGCATGAACTCATTTTCCATCAAGCTGGCCTGCCAACAGATAAACGCCTCCTCGCGTACTGAGACCGAGGAGGCGTATTGATCTGACTTCATTACTACAGGCCTCGTCAGAAACGGAACCTGTTCACCCAATCAGCTTACCTTTTTCTGATTGAAGTCGCTGGTGCCAGCGGAGGCTGCGCCTGGGCTGACTTCGCAGGAGCGGGAGGCATGGCCTCGCAGGCACCGCTGTTGCAGTTCCCGCAGAGATCTTCCACCGTCCACTTGTATCCACATTTATCACACTTGTATTCGTGCTTCTTCAGCACACGCACGGTCTTGACCTTGCCGCACTTCAGATCGCAGCACTTCTGCCAGGGAAACCGTACGGGAGGAATACAGATATCTTTGCATTCAGTAAAGAAACAATGCTTCTTCACTTTTAGCGTTTCGACGTACAGCCGACAGGTCTTACAACCCTGAGAACAACTGTTACAGCTGTTGCAGCTGCCGCACGCACCGTTTGCTTTGTCGCAACAGGGGGCGCCGTTTCCGGCTGAGCTCTGAGTTCCCCCCGACAGGCTGACCGTGACGGCCAGCACAACGATTGCTAAATATTTCATAATTCTCTCTTCCTGAGATTTTAAATTTCAAATATTGATGGTCGCTGAGTTTGAACCGGGCTTAGAAGTCCACCATAAACCGGGCACCGAAGATGTCGGATCGACCGCCGGTATATCCGTTGATCGGACCACGGTCATCAATCTGAGCATGGATGTAGTTGAACTGCACACGTGAGTGAGAGTTCCACCACCAGTTCATACCAAAGGTGAAGTTGGTCTCATCACCGCCGGTGATGTTTCCGTTAGACAGGTCCAGGTAGGAGTAACGGGCCACAACCTGCCACGCACCCCAGCCACCACCGATTTCGTCGTCACAAGTACGAACCAGGAAGAAGTTCTCCAGCGGCTTAACACGGCCAATGGTTCCGGACTTGCGGTCGATCGGCTGATATTCGCCAGTCAGGAAGTAACCAGCCTCGACATAAGCACCTTCAAACGTCAGCTGAGATCCCTGCGAACCACGGCCCACATGAGTCACCTGGTATTCGCTGACGACCCCGAAAGATCCGATGTTCAACATCGCTTCGAAGCCCAATGTGTTGAACCATTCGGCTCCTGCAATCGCACCAGTGTCAATCCAGCGGCTGCTGGTACGGGCTTCAGGACGGGTCCGGAAGCGGGCTTCATTATCATTGGAAGCGGTCGCACTCGGATCGCCATCCGGTTTCGCCCACATGTCGGCAACAGCCAGGTGCAGGTAACCGCGACCACCCGAGGTTTCATCGTACCAGGGAGTACCGGCGAAACGACCGTTGAGTGAGTACTGACCCGCGTCGCCAATGTACGCCCCGTCTTTCGAGATATCTTCCAGGTTGAAGATACCGTAACGCCAGTTCCAGGTCTCATCATCCGAAACGCCGTAGGCACAGATACCCAGACGACGTGCATCCTGGTTGAAAGCTTCGATCACCAGCGGACGTTCCATGAACCAGTTGTAACGACTACTGTTAAGGTGGTCCATACCCAGCGGTCGTTTCTGGTTACCAATCAACAGTGTCTGAAAGACCGGCAGATCGTCCCATCCCATGTAAACGTCTTTGAACGCGGGATCACCAGGATCGGCGAAGTCATACTCGAACTTGTAGAGCATGTTGTCTTTGATTTTACCAGACACCCCGATACGCACACGACGGAACCCAACACGGTTTTGTGGATCGGTTGGATCGGTCGGATCATTAAAGGATTCGATCCCCGGAGTGCTGTTAGAGAAGTTCCAGCCATCCAGGTGAATACGACCGAATACTTTCAATGTGGTCGGCTTCGCAGCATCTTCGGCTTTCTTGGCCTGCTCTGATTCGGAGAACTTTTTCCAGTCCTCTTCCAGAGTCGACAGCCGGCTCTCCAGAGCGTTGTCTCCCGCTTCATCGTAGAAGTTGTTGATCAACAGCTGCTCGGAGTCGTCCAGTCCGCCACTCGCTGCTTCCAGCTGAGGAGGAGGGGCTATCCGCGAAGCCGGCGCGGGCGGCGGTGTCTGCTGCCTTGGCTCCTCTTTCTTCTGCTCCAGCTCCTGGATCCGTTGTTCCGCTGCTTCTAAACGGTCCAGCAGTCGCTCCAGTTGAGCAGAATCGATTCGAGCATCTTCCGCAAAGACACTGGTTGTACGAAACAGTGTCCCCAGTAAGAGCAGGAAACCTGCAGTCTTAATGAATGTGCGCATCTTCATCCCTGATGTTCAAGGCCCGGCTTCCTTACCAGGCGGTTTTACTAATTAATCCGTATTTCCACATGCCTGTAAAAATAACGTGATCCTCTATTCGCTTATCGGCGGATCTTTTTTGAAGCAAATATTAAGAAACGGTTAAGGACCTTCACAATTGGCCGCACCTCAGGAACACTCCGAACAGAACCCCTAACCGGAAGAGTTTAACAGGGTAAAGTGAGGCAATACCTGCACTTATCTTTAGTGGAGACACACATCCCTTTAATAAACCCCCTTAAGGAAGCACTGCTTTGAGCCTGCAAACAGCGTCTCAAATCGGGGTAAAACCCTCCGTACAGCGGGATCTGCTCCGAATCGCCTCCCCAACCCCCGAACCGCGGTGCAGAAGTTCAGAAACTTCCCCAATCAACACGGGACGGCTCTTGTCTTGATTCATCGTAAAAGCTAAATTCAATCGCAATTTATTTGCTATTACAATACTTGAACGCCGATAGAGAATTCCATTCCCACTAAGTCCGCTTCAAGTTTACGCTCACTGCTGATAGTTCTGATCCCATGAAACCCCTGTCACACCTCAAAAACGACGTGCGGTTGACCTTTCTGCTGCTCACGATTCCCCTGGTCACCTTCCTGGTAGCGCCCGGCTTTTTCACCTCGCGCCCCACCCAGGCCGCGGCTGCCGAACACACTCACCCGCACCCGGAAAAAACGACCAGCACCGCCGCTGAGGAATCCACGACAGAACCGTCTTCCCACAACAGCACCGGCTGGTCATACACGCTGCTCGGCATCTATTGCGCGCTGATTGTCTTCTCGTCTTTACTGGGAGGCTGGCTCCCCTCGTTTGTCAAACTGACACATACCCGCATGGAAACGCTCATCAGTTTTGTCGGCGGACTCATGCTGGGCATCGGCGTCTTTCATCTTCTGCCACACGCGGTCGCCGAAATGGGATCGATCGACCGCGCCGTCTGGTGGATGATGACCGGCATCGTCACCCTCTTCTTCCTGCTGAGAACTTTCCACTTTCACCAGCACGGCACCGTGGAACTCGAAGAAGAAGAAGGACACACACATGACCACGATCATGATCACGACCACGACTGCGAACAGCATCACGCCCACGCGCCGGTCCACTCACACTCGCACGCCCACTCGCATCACTTGAGCTGGGTCGGCATCGCATTGGGCCTGGCCCTGCACACACTGATTGACGGGCTCGCTCTCGGCGCCAGTATCATAGCCGAGCAGCACCACGAAGTCTTTCTCTCTTTGTTCGGCCTCGGAACTTTTCTGGCGATCGCACTACACAAACCACTAGATGCCGTTTCGATCACATCACTCATGGCAGCGGGTGGCTGGTCTGCCGGCTGGAGAAACGCCGTCAACATCGGCTTCGCGTTGATGTGCCCCCTCGGTGCCCTGCTCTTCTTCCTCGGCGTGCAGCAGTTTTCCGATAATCAGCACATCATCATCGGCTGTGCCCTGGCCTTCGCCGCGGGCGTCTTTATCTGTATCTCGCTGGGCGATCTGCTGCCGGAAATGGAATTCCATTCGCATAACCGCTTCCGACTCTCGTTCGTGCTCCTGCTGGGCATCGCCCTCGCGTATGGCATCGGTTTTATTGAACCCGATCACGTCCACAACCACGGCTCGCACGCAGAAGAATCAGACGACAGTCACTCGCATTCGCACGATCACAAGCACGACCACTAACAGCGATCACTCTTCTTCTTCACACTCGCTGCAGATTCCCTTGAGCAGGATCTCGGTCACTTTACCAACCGCCGCCCACTGCTTGTTCTTGGGCGTCTTGAATTCCACATCGTGCAGGCACGAAACACTGCCGCATTCCGTACAGACAAAGTGCGGATGCTCTGCATCTTCC
The DNA window shown above is from Gimesia chilikensis and carries:
- a CDS encoding porin, which encodes MRTFIKTAGFLLLLGTLFRTTSVFAEDARIDSAQLERLLDRLEAAEQRIQELEQKKEEPRQQTPPPAPASRIAPPPQLEAASGGLDDSEQLLINNFYDEAGDNALESRLSTLEEDWKKFSESEQAKKAEDAAKPTTLKVFGRIHLDGWNFSNSTPGIESFNDPTDPTDPQNRVGFRRVRIGVSGKIKDNMLYKFEYDFADPGDPAFKDVYMGWDDLPVFQTLLIGNQKRPLGMDHLNSSRYNWFMERPLVIEAFNQDARRLGICAYGVSDDETWNWRYGIFNLEDISKDGAYIGDAGQYSLNGRFAGTPWYDETSGGRGYLHLAVADMWAKPDGDPSATASNDNEARFRTRPEARTSSRWIDTGAIAGAEWFNTLGFEAMLNIGSFGVVSEYQVTHVGRGSQGSQLTFEGAYVEAGYFLTGEYQPIDRKSGTIGRVKPLENFFLVRTCDDEIGGGWGAWQVVARYSYLDLSNGNITGGDETNFTFGMNWWWNSHSRVQFNYIHAQIDDRGPINGYTGGRSDIFGARFMVDF
- a CDS encoding ZIP family metal transporter, whose amino-acid sequence is MKPLSHLKNDVRLTFLLLTIPLVTFLVAPGFFTSRPTQAAAAEHTHPHPEKTTSTAAEESTTEPSSHNSTGWSYTLLGIYCALIVFSSLLGGWLPSFVKLTHTRMETLISFVGGLMLGIGVFHLLPHAVAEMGSIDRAVWWMMTGIVTLFFLLRTFHFHQHGTVELEEEEGHTHDHDHDHDHDCEQHHAHAPVHSHSHAHSHHLSWVGIALGLALHTLIDGLALGASIIAEQHHEVFLSLFGLGTFLAIALHKPLDAVSITSLMAAGGWSAGWRNAVNIGFALMCPLGALLFFLGVQQFSDNQHIIIGCALAFAAGVFICISLGDLLPEMEFHSHNRFRLSFVLLLGIALAYGIGFIEPDHVHNHGSHAEESDDSHSHSHDHKHDH